A section of the Dehalobacter sp. DCM genome encodes:
- a CDS encoding nucleotide-binding protein: protein MMHSSRVTIFAGHYGSGKTNIAVNFALWLKKKFNNVVIVDLDIVNPYFRTKDSMAMMKNSGIKLISSRYANSNVDVPAMPGEVNAIFDSPESYAVIDVGGDDRGAYALGRYYGKFLQNEVTAFLVVNMYRPLSRDPEATIKIKDEIEAAGRITFTGIINNSNLGHATTAEDILASIPYAEEISKQTQLPIVMTTVQRALATELMPNINNIFPIDLEEYEWQK, encoded by the coding sequence ATGATGCATAGTTCGCGGGTAACGATATTCGCCGGGCATTATGGCAGCGGTAAGACGAATATTGCAGTCAATTTTGCTCTTTGGCTGAAGAAAAAATTTAATAATGTCGTTATTGTGGATTTGGATATCGTCAACCCTTATTTTAGAACAAAGGACAGCATGGCTATGATGAAAAATTCAGGAATCAAGCTGATCTCTTCACGCTATGCTAATTCCAATGTCGACGTACCGGCTATGCCGGGCGAAGTCAACGCTATTTTTGACAGTCCCGAAAGCTACGCGGTAATTGATGTTGGCGGAGATGATCGGGGTGCCTATGCACTCGGGCGGTATTACGGTAAATTCCTTCAAAATGAGGTAACTGCTTTTCTTGTAGTTAACATGTATCGTCCCTTAAGCCGCGATCCGGAAGCAACGATCAAAATCAAAGACGAAATTGAAGCGGCAGGAAGGATAACCTTCACCGGAATTATTAATAATTCCAATTTGGGCCATGCCACCACCGCTGAGGATATCCTGGCTTCGATACCCTACGCAGAAGAGATTTCCAAACAAACGCAGCTGCCGATTGTGATGACGACGGTACAGCGTGCTCTCGCAACAGAGTTAATGCCCAATATCAACAATATATTTCCAATAGACTTGGAGGAGTATGAATGGCAAAAATAA
- a CDS encoding helix-turn-helix domain-containing protein — MTDQLKDMGARLTMLRDSTGFTPEKIASELEISVSDYLQYEAGEKDFSFSFLYNVAGILGVDVLDIISGETPRLSTCCVVRAGGGYDINRRKAYDYKHLAFTFRHKKAEPFMVTVEPNDAIPERHAHDGQEFNYVVSGTIEFFIGEMVYELGEGDSIYFDSAVPHAMKAHGNIAAKFLAIVMK; from the coding sequence ATGACAGATCAACTCAAGGATATGGGCGCAAGATTGACAATGCTGCGTGACTCTACTGGTTTTACTCCGGAAAAGATTGCTTCTGAGCTTGAAATTTCAGTCTCGGATTATTTGCAGTACGAAGCTGGGGAAAAGGATTTTTCATTTAGTTTCTTGTATAATGTAGCCGGTATTTTAGGTGTCGATGTTCTGGATATCATTAGCGGTGAGACGCCAAGGCTTTCCACTTGCTGCGTGGTCAGAGCAGGGGGCGGCTATGATATCAACCGACGGAAAGCGTATGACTATAAACATTTGGCATTTACTTTCCGCCATAAGAAAGCAGAACCGTTTATGGTCACCGTGGAACCTAATGACGCAATCCCGGAGCGGCATGCCCATGATGGACAGGAATTTAACTATGTCGTGTCCGGAACGATTGAATTCTTTATCGGTGAGATGGTCTACGAACTAGGCGAAGGTGACAGTATTTACTTCGATTCGGCTGTTCCTCATGCGATGAAGGCCCACGGCAACATCGCGGCGAAGTTTCTTGCCATTGTGATGAAATAA
- a CDS encoding 4Fe-4S dicluster domain-containing protein — MAKITKVTINADRCKGCSLCTDACPKKILRLATETLNSKGYHPAEMTDQEACNACGFCATMCPDVCITIEKEVG, encoded by the coding sequence ATGGCAAAAATAACTAAAGTAACCATCAATGCAGACAGATGCAAGGGATGTTCACTTTGCACAGATGCGTGCCCTAAAAAAATACTCAGGCTCGCGACGGAAACATTGAACAGTAAGGGATATCATCCAGCAGAAATGACAGACCAGGAAGCCTGCAACGCATGTGGTTTCTGTGCGACAATGTGTCCTGATGTATGCATTACAATTGAAAAAGAGGTGGGCTGA
- the gltA gene encoding NADPH-dependent glutamate synthase: MANKTPRHDMPCQDAIVRSKNFNEVALGYPAETAVEEANRCIQCKKPKCVEGCPVGIDIPAFIKKIAEGEYLDAAKKIKETNTLPAICGRVCPQETQCESLCILGVKGEPVAIGRLERFAADYEMANSAEKYEKVEPTGKKVAIIGAGPAGLTCAAELARKGHAVTVFEALHVAGGVLMYGIPEFRLPKAIVQKEINSLKDMGVEINVNQVVGKVTSVQELLASGYDAAFIGTGAGLPYFMDIPGENFNGVYSANEFLTRSNLMKAYDFPNNATPIRVGEKVAVLGGGNVAMDAARTALRLGAKDVYIVYRRSMAELPARVEEVHHAEEEGIQFKILTNPIAINGDENGNVTSMTCLKYELGEPDASGRRSPVAIKGSEFELPIDTVVCAIGQGPNPLVTTTTEGLALNKKGNIVADEKTMATSIPGVYAGGDIVTGAATVILAMGAGKTAAASINEYLKTK, encoded by the coding sequence ATGGCAAACAAAACACCACGTCATGATATGCCCTGCCAGGATGCAATAGTTCGGAGCAAAAACTTTAATGAAGTCGCTCTTGGATATCCGGCAGAAACAGCAGTCGAGGAAGCGAATCGTTGTATTCAATGCAAAAAACCAAAATGTGTGGAAGGATGCCCGGTTGGCATTGATATCCCTGCATTCATTAAAAAGATAGCCGAAGGGGAATACCTTGACGCTGCAAAGAAGATTAAAGAAACTAACACGCTGCCGGCAATCTGCGGTCGCGTCTGTCCGCAAGAAACCCAGTGTGAGTCGCTATGTATTCTCGGTGTTAAAGGTGAACCCGTGGCTATTGGCCGTCTGGAGCGTTTTGCCGCAGACTACGAAATGGCAAACAGTGCGGAAAAATATGAGAAAGTTGAGCCTACCGGCAAAAAAGTAGCCATCATCGGCGCCGGCCCCGCAGGACTCACGTGTGCAGCCGAACTGGCCCGTAAAGGCCATGCCGTTACCGTGTTCGAAGCACTCCATGTCGCCGGCGGCGTGCTCATGTACGGTATCCCGGAATTCCGTCTGCCGAAAGCCATTGTGCAGAAAGAAATCAACAGCCTGAAAGATATGGGCGTCGAAATCAATGTCAACCAGGTTGTTGGTAAGGTCACCTCCGTTCAGGAACTGTTGGCCAGCGGTTATGACGCTGCGTTTATCGGCACCGGTGCCGGACTTCCTTATTTTATGGATATCCCTGGTGAAAATTTTAACGGCGTTTATTCCGCTAATGAGTTTTTGACCCGTTCCAATCTGATGAAAGCCTATGATTTCCCAAATAATGCAACTCCGATCCGAGTTGGCGAGAAGGTCGCTGTACTTGGCGGCGGCAACGTGGCAATGGACGCTGCCAGAACAGCATTACGCTTGGGTGCGAAGGATGTCTATATCGTTTATCGTCGTTCCATGGCAGAGCTGCCTGCCCGTGTTGAAGAAGTTCACCACGCCGAAGAAGAAGGCATTCAGTTCAAGATCCTGACCAACCCGATTGCTATTAACGGTGATGAGAATGGGAATGTCACGAGCATGACCTGCCTGAAATATGAATTAGGTGAACCTGATGCATCCGGTCGTCGCAGTCCGGTCGCAATTAAAGGCTCGGAATTTGAACTTCCGATCGATACCGTTGTCTGCGCTATCGGCCAGGGACCAAATCCGCTCGTTACCACCACTACAGAAGGATTGGCTCTGAATAAAAAAGGGAATATCGTTGCTGACGAAAAAACCATGGCCACGTCTATCCCTGGAGTTTATGCCGGTGGTGACATCGTCACTGGTGCAGCTACGGTTATTCTGGCGATGGGTGCCGGTAAAACAGCGGCAGCATCAATTAATGAGTATTTGAAAACCAAATAA
- a CDS encoding helix-turn-helix domain-containing protein, translating into MNDNHKNTLNNKEKDKDKEVLAIYSIKLFDALSKGSDLQTLVDIGYDMLGNPFSIHDMSFKVIAYTPSSPVDDDPVWQEVISNQPSVESWTYYVSNKLFEMIAESDHPFFWEDPYCKYPRIVGKVMIGDKRVAGLTICAHQKPFTELDLELSALLCKAISIDMQKNKNIDYSRGLMHEDFLIDLLDEKLRHITDINDRIKILNLTFQKCLFVLTVDVSQFDITRFSLMYYRNELENKIPNCKAVVYDKKIVLLLSRDSEKQLFIHEMTQIKELFKMSNLFAGISRTFHNMVDIREYYLQSLEALKLGILLNPKAIIYRFDDYALYHLADICCRTERLNRTCHPSLLTLIDYDKKHGTDYAHSLETYIRCSKNVSESAAALNVHRNTMFFRIEKIESIMNIDLDDSNTVLHLHFSFKLLEISGIQIP; encoded by the coding sequence ATGAACGATAACCATAAAAATACCTTGAACAACAAAGAAAAAGACAAAGACAAAGAAGTTCTTGCCATTTATTCAATAAAACTATTCGATGCGCTTTCCAAAGGTAGTGACTTGCAAACGCTTGTTGATATCGGTTATGACATGTTAGGCAACCCTTTTTCAATTCATGATATGAGCTTTAAGGTCATTGCCTATACCCCTAGCTCACCGGTTGATGATGATCCTGTCTGGCAGGAAGTTATTTCGAACCAGCCCTCAGTGGAATCCTGGACCTATTATGTGTCTAATAAACTATTTGAAATGATTGCCGAAAGTGATCACCCCTTTTTTTGGGAGGATCCCTATTGCAAGTACCCTCGTATCGTAGGCAAAGTCATGATCGGTGATAAACGGGTTGCCGGACTAACGATCTGTGCTCATCAAAAACCGTTTACCGAGTTAGATCTGGAACTTTCCGCTCTGCTGTGTAAGGCTATTTCCATTGACATGCAGAAAAACAAAAATATTGACTATTCCAGGGGGCTTATGCATGAGGATTTTTTGATCGACCTTCTGGATGAAAAGTTAAGGCATATCACGGACATTAATGATCGTATAAAAATCCTGAATTTAACCTTTCAAAAATGCTTATTTGTCCTCACTGTCGATGTGAGTCAGTTTGACATAACGCGATTTTCTTTGATGTATTACCGCAATGAATTGGAAAATAAAATCCCCAACTGTAAAGCCGTTGTTTATGATAAAAAGATCGTCTTGCTTCTAAGCAGGGATTCAGAGAAACAGTTGTTTATCCATGAAATGACGCAAATCAAAGAATTATTTAAGATGAGTAATTTATTCGCAGGAATCAGTCGAACATTCCATAATATGGTAGATATCCGGGAATATTATCTCCAATCGCTGGAAGCGTTAAAATTAGGCATCCTGCTTAATCCTAAGGCGATTATTTATCGATTTGATGATTATGCGCTTTACCATCTAGCCGACATTTGCTGTCGTACTGAAAGATTGAATCGAACCTGCCATCCATCCTTGCTTACCTTGATTGACTATGACAAGAAACATGGGACAGATTATGCCCATTCCCTGGAAACGTATATCAGGTGTTCCAAGAACGTTTCAGAATCTGCAGCCGCGTTGAATGTACACCGCAATACCATGTTTTTCAGGATAGAAAAAATTGAATCGATCATGAATATCGACTTAGATGACAGCAACACGGTGCTTCATTTGCATTTTTCCTTTAAACTTCTGGAGATATCCGGGATACAGATTCCATAA
- a CDS encoding 2-oxoacid:acceptor oxidoreductase family protein, with the protein MSKTMELNIAGFGGQGVLFAGKILVYAGMLAGKEVSWLPSYGPEMRGGTANINVIVSDTPIGSPIINYPNMLVAMNQPSLEKFESDVQKEGMIIVDSALIPIPVTRTDVTVFYIPATKLAEEAGLKGLANMVMVGKIAKETGIFDLETLNKAVSKSIPERKKELLASNIQAIEIGYNYI; encoded by the coding sequence ATGAGCAAAACAATGGAACTCAATATTGCAGGTTTTGGCGGACAGGGTGTTCTGTTTGCCGGAAAAATTTTAGTCTATGCCGGTATGCTTGCTGGTAAGGAAGTGAGCTGGCTGCCGTCATATGGTCCGGAAATGCGCGGCGGAACTGCCAACATCAATGTAATTGTCAGCGATACACCGATCGGTTCTCCGATAATTAATTATCCGAATATGTTGGTGGCTATGAACCAGCCTTCATTGGAAAAATTCGAATCGGATGTCCAAAAAGAGGGTATGATCATTGTTGATTCTGCCTTGATTCCCATTCCGGTAACACGAACCGACGTAACGGTTTTTTATATCCCGGCGACAAAGTTGGCAGAAGAGGCCGGCCTTAAAGGTCTCGCCAATATGGTCATGGTAGGCAAAATCGCCAAAGAGACAGGGATTTTTGATCTTGAAACTCTCAATAAAGCCGTCAGTAAATCCATTCCAGAAAGAAAGAAAGAACTATTAGCATCAAACATCCAAGCCATTGAAATTGGGTATAATTATATTTAA
- a CDS encoding corrinoid protein, producing the protein MAKIDEVKAMVEAGKTKLVPGLVQEALDEGSAAKDILQGMVDSMSVVGDKFSTGEIFVPEMLMAAKAMAKGVDVLKPLMAGDSSNSLGTCIIGTVAGDLHDIGKNLVSMMIESAGFTMVDLGVDVPADRWIEAIKENQNVTLVACSGLLTTTMPALKEAVQTIKGSGLPGFKVIVGGAPVTQEFATEIGADGFAPDAGSAAVKAVELVKA; encoded by the coding sequence ATGGCAAAAATCGATGAAGTCAAAGCAATGGTAGAAGCAGGGAAAACAAAACTGGTTCCCGGTCTGGTTCAGGAAGCTCTGGACGAAGGCAGTGCAGCCAAAGACATTCTTCAGGGCATGGTTGATTCCATGAGCGTTGTCGGCGACAAATTCTCCACCGGCGAAATCTTTGTTCCGGAAATGCTGATGGCTGCTAAAGCCATGGCTAAAGGCGTTGACGTCTTAAAACCCTTAATGGCTGGGGACAGCTCCAACTCATTAGGCACCTGCATTATCGGAACCGTCGCAGGCGACCTGCACGATATCGGTAAAAACCTCGTTTCCATGATGATCGAAAGCGCTGGCTTTACCATGGTTGACCTCGGAGTTGATGTCCCGGCAGACAGATGGATCGAAGCCATCAAAGAAAATCAAAACGTCACCTTAGTCGCATGCTCCGGTCTTCTAACCACCACGATGCCTGCGCTGAAGGAAGCTGTACAAACAATCAAAGGCAGCGGACTTCCCGGATTCAAAGTCATCGTCGGCGGAGCGCCGGTGACCCAGGAATTCGCTACGGAAATCGGTGCGGACGGATTTGCTCCGGATGCCGGAAGTGCTGCTGTTAAAGCGGTTGAATTAGTTAAAGCATAA
- a CDS encoding methyltetrahydrofolate cobalamin methyltransferase: MIIIGEKINGAIPSVAKAIAEKNADFIRNLAKIQTDAGANFIDVCASTDVSLEVETLKWLIDLVQEVTDTPICIDSPNEQAIVAAIPFCKRPGLINSVSGEGNKINVIFPIIADTKWECVALLNDDSGISKTAEKRLEVFANIMKRAKEFGIAPSRLHIDPLVEMLCTSEDGINMIVDVMKEIKQQYPAIHITGGCSNVSFNLPARKLVNQAFLVLAMNAGMDSGIIDPTNQDLLGMIFATEALMGQDEYCMEYIGAFREGKFGQKK; the protein is encoded by the coding sequence ATGATTATCATTGGCGAAAAAATCAACGGCGCAATTCCATCCGTCGCCAAAGCCATCGCGGAAAAGAATGCAGATTTCATCCGCAACCTTGCCAAAATCCAGACTGATGCCGGAGCTAATTTCATCGACGTCTGCGCATCTACCGATGTCAGCCTCGAAGTTGAGACCCTGAAATGGCTCATCGACCTGGTTCAGGAAGTGACCGATACCCCAATTTGCATCGATAGCCCCAATGAACAGGCCATCGTTGCCGCTATTCCGTTCTGCAAACGCCCGGGACTGATTAACTCCGTATCCGGCGAAGGCAACAAGATCAACGTTATTTTCCCGATCATCGCGGATACCAAATGGGAATGCGTCGCACTGCTCAATGATGACAGCGGCATCTCCAAGACGGCGGAAAAACGTCTCGAAGTCTTTGCCAACATCATGAAACGGGCGAAAGAATTCGGCATTGCTCCGTCCCGTCTCCACATCGACCCGTTGGTTGAAATGCTCTGCACATCCGAAGACGGCATCAACATGATCGTCGACGTCATGAAAGAAATCAAACAGCAATACCCTGCCATTCATATCACCGGCGGCTGCAGCAACGTCTCCTTCAACCTGCCCGCACGGAAGCTCGTCAATCAGGCTTTCCTCGTACTGGCCATGAATGCCGGTATGGACAGCGGCATCATCGACCCGACCAATCAGGACCTCTTAGGTATGATCTTCGCTACCGAGGCGCTGATGGGACAGGACGAATACTGCATGGAATACATCGGTGCCTTCAGAGAAGGCAAATTCGGTCAGAAGAAATAA
- a CDS encoding thiamine pyrophosphate-dependent enzyme yields MQTVFERPKALSDVSMHYCPGCTHGIIHRLVAEVLDELNITDKTIGVAPVGCAVLAYNYFECDMAQAAHGRAPAVGTGIKRANPDNIVFTYQGDGDLAAIGTAETVHAAARGENITVIFVNNAIYGMTGGQMAPTTMPGQVTQTSPYGRDVKTAGYPVKVCEMLSTLDGTAYAERVSVDSVKNVKNTKKAIKKAFEYQLAGKGFSIVEVLSTCSTNWGMEPVESLTWLRENMIPYYPLGVYKDKEDSK; encoded by the coding sequence ATGCAAACTGTATTTGAAAGACCGAAAGCACTCTCCGATGTCTCTATGCACTATTGCCCCGGCTGTACTCATGGCATTATTCACCGTTTAGTTGCTGAAGTCCTTGATGAATTAAATATAACGGATAAAACAATCGGGGTGGCACCGGTAGGCTGTGCTGTATTGGCCTATAATTATTTTGAATGTGATATGGCTCAGGCGGCTCACGGGCGTGCACCAGCTGTCGGCACGGGAATTAAACGGGCAAACCCGGATAATATCGTCTTTACCTATCAGGGAGATGGTGACCTTGCGGCTATTGGCACAGCGGAAACGGTTCATGCGGCTGCCCGAGGTGAAAATATTACCGTTATTTTCGTCAATAACGCGATCTATGGCATGACCGGAGGACAAATGGCGCCGACGACGATGCCCGGACAGGTCACCCAAACGTCACCTTATGGCCGCGACGTGAAAACTGCCGGATATCCTGTGAAAGTATGTGAAATGTTGTCGACCTTAGACGGCACCGCGTATGCTGAACGTGTTTCCGTTGACTCTGTGAAAAATGTTAAAAATACTAAAAAAGCGATAAAGAAGGCTTTTGAATATCAGCTAGCTGGCAAAGGATTTTCCATCGTGGAAGTTTTATCCACCTGCTCGACCAACTGGGGGATGGAACCGGTTGAATCTTTAACCTGGCTCAGGGAGAATATGATTCCTTATTACCCACTGGGCGTCTATAAGGATAAGGAGGACTCCAAATGA
- a CDS encoding uroporphyrinogen decarboxylase family protein, translated as MLTKKQNLLETIRGGNPDRFVNQYEYLNLILEVPTGFAPVKGTNFKDAWGVTWSWPEDQIGGFPLHDDEHKVLKDITKWKEVVKAPTINTSDEAWAAAVAHANSIDLNEEYRTVMFGPGIFEMTHMLMGMEDALMGLYEEPEAMHELIEYFTQYELDFAKVLIDKLHPNALFHHDDWGSQINSFVSPDMFEEFFLPAYKKIYGFYKANGIELIVHHSDSYAANLVPFMIEMGMDIWQGVMRTNNIPELIKQYGGKISFMGGLHSGEIDFPTWTQENCAKHVEEACKTFGKHYFIPCLTSGLPMSNFPGVYECVTEEIKKMSTVLF; from the coding sequence GTGTTAACAAAAAAACAAAACTTATTGGAAACTATCCGCGGCGGAAATCCGGATCGGTTTGTCAACCAGTATGAATATCTGAATTTGATTCTCGAGGTACCGACAGGATTTGCACCCGTAAAAGGGACCAATTTTAAAGATGCGTGGGGTGTTACCTGGAGTTGGCCTGAAGATCAGATCGGAGGCTTCCCCCTTCACGACGATGAGCATAAAGTCCTGAAGGATATCACCAAATGGAAAGAAGTCGTCAAAGCCCCCACTATCAATACCTCAGATGAAGCATGGGCTGCTGCCGTAGCACATGCCAACAGTATCGATCTGAATGAAGAATACCGTACTGTCATGTTTGGGCCTGGAATCTTTGAAATGACCCATATGCTGATGGGCATGGAAGATGCTTTAATGGGTCTGTATGAAGAACCGGAGGCAATGCATGAACTCATCGAATACTTTACTCAATACGAGCTTGATTTTGCCAAAGTTCTGATTGACAAACTCCATCCGAATGCGCTTTTCCATCATGACGACTGGGGCAGCCAAATCAATTCGTTTGTTTCTCCGGATATGTTTGAAGAATTCTTCCTGCCTGCGTATAAAAAAATCTATGGTTTTTATAAAGCCAACGGGATTGAACTCATCGTTCACCACAGTGATTCCTATGCTGCAAACCTCGTCCCCTTTATGATCGAAATGGGTATGGATATCTGGCAGGGTGTCATGAGAACCAACAATATCCCAGAACTGATCAAGCAATATGGCGGAAAGATCTCCTTCATGGGTGGACTGCACAGCGGCGAGATCGATTTTCCGACGTGGACACAGGAAAACTGCGCAAAGCATGTCGAAGAAGCCTGCAAGACATTTGGCAAACATTACTTCATACCGTGTCTGACCTCCGGTTTACCGATGAGCAATTTCCCCGGTGTTTATGAGTGCGTAACTGAAGAAATCAAAAAAATGAGCACGGTTTTGTTCTAA
- a CDS encoding 3-methyl-2-oxobutanoate dehydrogenase subunit VorB encodes MTEKVLMKGNEAIAEAAIMAGCRHFFGYPITPQTEVAAYMSKRMPKIGGTYLQAESEVAAINMVYGASAAGVRAMTSSSSPGISLKSEGLSYLAGSDLPAVLVNIQRGGPGLGGIRPSQADYFQATRSSGHGDFHLIVFAPNTVQEMFDLTIEAFEVADRYRMTAMILGDGMLGQVMEPVDISRSANITLPGKDWALTGTKGSRKKNIVNSLYLEAEELEMLNFKRFEKYAEVEKIARTENYLTDDADVIIVAYGICARVAKNAINEARKNGIKVGLVRPVTLWPFPKKQLESAAEKARAFIVVEMSMGQMIQDVELAIRCSRPVSLCNRTGGMVPTPEAVLAAIENADQAGRS; translated from the coding sequence ATGACTGAAAAAGTATTAATGAAGGGAAACGAAGCGATAGCAGAAGCTGCGATCATGGCGGGCTGCCGTCATTTTTTCGGTTATCCGATTACACCGCAAACTGAAGTCGCAGCGTATATGTCCAAACGTATGCCGAAGATCGGCGGGACCTATTTGCAGGCCGAAAGCGAAGTCGCCGCAATCAATATGGTTTATGGTGCTTCCGCAGCTGGTGTACGTGCAATGACATCGTCTTCAAGCCCGGGTATTTCTCTGAAGAGCGAAGGTTTATCTTACTTGGCTGGAAGTGATTTGCCCGCTGTATTAGTTAATATCCAGAGAGGCGGCCCGGGACTGGGCGGCATTCGTCCTTCCCAGGCGGATTATTTTCAGGCGACACGCTCGTCTGGACATGGCGATTTTCATTTGATCGTTTTTGCACCCAATACTGTACAGGAAATGTTCGACCTGACAATTGAAGCATTTGAAGTAGCTGACAGATATCGTATGACTGCTATGATTTTGGGTGACGGTATGCTTGGCCAAGTCATGGAACCGGTGGACATCAGCCGCAGCGCCAATATAACCCTACCCGGCAAGGATTGGGCACTCACCGGTACCAAAGGTTCCCGTAAGAAAAACATTGTCAACTCGCTGTATCTGGAAGCGGAAGAACTTGAGATGCTTAACTTCAAACGCTTTGAAAAATATGCCGAGGTTGAAAAAATAGCTCGGACTGAAAATTACCTGACTGATGACGCGGATGTGATTATTGTCGCTTACGGCATTTGCGCAAGGGTAGCTAAAAATGCTATCAATGAAGCGCGGAAGAACGGTATCAAAGTCGGTCTGGTCCGCCCAGTTACCCTCTGGCCATTCCCGAAAAAGCAGCTTGAGTCCGCTGCAGAAAAAGCGCGTGCTTTTATCGTCGTTGAAATGAGTATGGGGCAGATGATACAGGATGTTGAGCTGGCGATTCGCTGCAGCCGTCCGGTATCGCTGTGCAATCGTACCGGGGGTATGGTACCCACTCCCGAGGCGGTCTTAGCAGCAATCGAAAACGCTGATCAAGCAGGGAGGAGTTAA
- a CDS encoding uroporphyrinogen decarboxylase family protein, with protein MLTKRQNLLETIKKGGKPDRFVNQFEFMELIFDQPWGLFLAPGSIGKDKWGVTFSYPIDQIGQFPLHDPEHKVLKDITQWKKYVNVPEVPTSDEAWASAVAHAKSVDRNDKFVATIYCPGMFEQVHHLMGMEDAMMALYEEPEAMHELLNCMLEYELAYAKEAIARLQPDCLFHHDDWGSQISSFLSPEMFREFILPVYKKLYGFYKANGVELIVHHSDSYGVNLVPSMIEMGIDIWQGVMKTNNIPELVKKYEGQITFMGGIHSGEVDFPGWTQENCAKHVEQACRTNGNHSYIPCITQGGPGSAFPGVYDALSKEIDRMSNELF; from the coding sequence ATGCTAACCAAGAGACAAAACTTACTTGAAACAATCAAAAAGGGTGGCAAACCGGATCGGTTTGTTAACCAATTTGAATTTATGGAACTGATCTTTGATCAACCTTGGGGCTTGTTTTTAGCCCCAGGGTCTATCGGAAAAGATAAATGGGGTGTGACTTTCAGCTATCCCATCGATCAGATCGGTCAATTCCCGCTGCACGATCCTGAACACAAAGTTTTAAAAGATATTACCCAATGGAAAAAATACGTCAACGTACCAGAAGTCCCAACTTCGGATGAAGCGTGGGCTTCGGCTGTTGCGCATGCCAAGTCAGTTGACCGTAACGATAAGTTTGTCGCCACCATCTATTGCCCGGGTATGTTTGAACAGGTACATCACTTGATGGGTATGGAAGATGCGATGATGGCTTTGTATGAAGAGCCGGAAGCCATGCATGAACTTCTCAATTGCATGCTCGAATATGAGCTGGCGTATGCAAAAGAAGCGATTGCCAGGCTTCAGCCGGATTGTTTGTTCCATCACGATGACTGGGGCAGCCAAATTTCTTCCTTCCTCTCACCGGAAATGTTCAGGGAATTCATCCTGCCGGTTTATAAAAAGCTATACGGGTTCTATAAAGCGAATGGGGTTGAGCTGATCGTTCATCATAGTGATTCCTACGGCGTCAATCTTGTACCGTCAATGATCGAAATGGGAATAGACATTTGGCAGGGTGTTATGAAAACCAATAACATCCCGGAATTGGTCAAAAAATATGAAGGCCAGATCACGTTTATGGGTGGCATCCATAGCGGGGAAGTCGATTTTCCGGGCTGGACTCAGGAAAACTGTGCGAAACACGTAGAGCAAGCCTGCAGGACAAACGGCAATCATTCATATATCCCTTGCATCACGCAAGGAGGACCCGGCAGTGCATTCCCCGGTGTTTATGATGCATTAAGCAAAGAGATTGACAGAATGAGTAACGAATTATTCTGA